One genomic segment of Pseudorasbora parva isolate DD20220531a chromosome 6, ASM2467924v1, whole genome shotgun sequence includes these proteins:
- the LOC137079123 gene encoding uncharacterized protein, with protein sequence MVFFKLIVLLYLYHPCSQVFCYPIGCKCCNTGNVLQEKKGQTEHDNSNYFEESNSEKKKPSLKSSEESTFKPQKFNAFVEPSIPLQSKMFCPFSKAKHKFQNSPLPEKSSIHFSKNSYKPEEPSAHMEPSSSLSEKSSSHFSDNPIFKPESASSPLSVKSSIFFSKPSFIPEKPSAPMQPDSSPSEMFNSHPSEKPNSKPEKTSASLESSSLPSKESSSHTSEKPSAPMEPISPLSEKTSSHPSEKPNMLIEPSSSFPSEQSSSHPSKEPIVLMGPKSSLPSEKSSSQPYEEPIVLMGPSSSPSEKTSSHPSEKPNILIKPSSSFPSEQFRSQPSEKPIVLMGPKSFLPSEEFGSHPYDEPIVQMGSKSSLPSEESSTHTSEEPIVLMGPNSTLSVKSSSHPSKKSTALVESTSSLSESGSRPSEKHSAPMELSSSLPSDESSTHPSEKPSPKPEKPSTLLEPLSSKKSNSHPSEEPVVLMGPSSSLPFEESSFHPSEKPGSKLEKSTAPMEPSSSSPEKSSSHPTEEPILPMNHGRMGARLLRLGGGTEKHGPKPEKPSTQMEPTSAPSEMSSSHSSEDPIVLMGSKSSLPSEESMPHPSEQTVVPMAPSFSLPSEEFGAHPSEKPNSKPEKPSAPMEPSSSPSEKSISYPSEKPSAPMEPSSTPSKSSFDPSEKPSAPMEPSLSPSEKSSSHPSEKPSAPMEPSSSPPVKSSSDPSEKPNAPTEPSSSPEKSSSHPSEKPSAPMEPSSSPSEKSSSPPSEKPSAPMEPSSSPPVKSSSDPSEKPNAPTEPSSSPSEKSSSHPSEKPSAPMEPSSSPPVKSSSYLSEKPNAPMEPSSSSRLLMSSHPPLEPIVLMGPSSSLPTEKSSSHPSEKPSTHMEPSSSPFEESSSHPSEQPVVPMGPSSSFTSEEPGSHSSEKPNSKPEKSSGSMEPTSSPPVKSSSDPSEKPSAFMEPSSSPPEKSSSHPPEKPIVQMGPSPSLPSEESDSRPSEKPSDPMELSSSLPSGESSTHPSEKPNSKLEKASATMEPTSSPLVKSSSDPSEKPSIPMESSSSPSEESSSHPSEKPTAPMEPSSSSPVQSSSDPSEKPNVPLEPSLSPSEMSSSHPPEKPIVLMGPSPSLPSKESSTHPSEKPNSKLKKPSATMESTSSPLVKSSSDPSEKPSATMEPSSYPSEESSSHSSDKPSAPMEPSSSPSEESSSHSSDKPNVPMEPSSSPPEKSSSHPPEKPIVLMGPSPSLSSEASGSRPSEKPSDPMELSSSLPSGESSTHPSEKPNSKLEKPNTPMEPTSSPSVMSSSDPSEKSTAPMEPSSSSPVQSSSDPSEKPNVPLEPSLSPSEMSSSHPPEKPIVLMGPSPSLPSKESSTHPSEKPNSKLKKPSATMESTSSPLVKSSSDPSEKPSATMEPSSYPSEESSSHSSDKPSAPMEPSSSPSEESSSHSSDKPNVPMEPSSSPPEKSSSHPPEKPIVLMGPSPSLSSEASGSRPSEKPSDPMELSSSLPSDESSTHPSEKPNSKLEKPNTPMEPSSSSPVQSSSDPSEKPTAPMEPISSPPVKSSSDLSEKPSVPMEPSLSPSEKSSSHPPEKPIVQMGPSPSLPSEESGSLPSEKPSDPMELSSSLPSDESSTHPSEKPNSKLKKPSATMESTSSPLVKSSSDPSEKPSATMEPSSYPSEESSSHSSDKPSAPIKPSSSRSEESSSHSSDKPSAPMEHSSSPSVMSSSDTSEKPNAHMEPISSPSEESSSHSSDKLSAPMEPSSSPSVMSSSDPSEKPTAPMESNSSLSDSGSHPSEKPNSPIELSLSLFSDESSTYPTEKPSFSPSEESGSDPSEKPIVGPSSSVSEESGSYPEKPRSKPEKPSVTMQPSSSVSSDKSSCLPTEKCTSKFKIPSSLTTVKYRNLDSATTYVKGFLEGRQPAMSLPSSLVNLICEHKTHSSLMECYCSTLSKKPSLQHEKLSASPCEKSYLEPNKLSSVKSNYKPEKHFGELVFGSRPSEELSSQSRKSFFVSSEKSSLHFESSSLFSKTSSYVHSGKVNFRSKLLGSFHSRSAPLLEESNSLFSKVRGTLRLQETKPPCGSKLSAKSSSPK encoded by the exons ATGGTCTTTTTTAAACTCATTGTTTTATTGTATCTGTATCACCCATGTAGTCAAG TGTTCTGTTACCCAATTGGATGTAAATGCTGTAATACTGGGAAtgtattgcaagaaaaaaaag GACAGACTGAACATGACAATTCGAACTATTTTGAGGAATCTAATTCTGAAAAGAAGAAACCAAGTTTGAAGTCATCTGAGGAGTCGACCTTTAAACCACAGAAGTTTAACGCTTTTGTGGAACCCAGTATTCCCCTACAATCTAAGATGTTCTGTCCTTTCTCCAAAGCTAAGCATAAGTTCCAAAATTCTCCTCTCCCTGAGAAATCCAGTATTCACTTCTCAAAAAACAGTTATAAACCTGAGGAACCAAGTGCTCACATGGAACCCAGTTCTTCTCTGTCTGAGAAGTCTAGCTCCCATTTCTCTGATAATCCCATTTTTAAACCTGAGTCAGCAAGTTCCCCTCTCTCAGTGAAATCAAGCATTTTCTTCTCAAAGCCCAGTTTTATTCCTGAGAAGCCTAGTGCTCCCATGCAACCTGATTCCTCTCCATCTGAGATGTTTAACTCTCATCCTTCTGAGAAGCCAAATTCTAAACCAGAGAAAACTAGTGCTTCCTTGGAATCTAGTTCCTTGCCATCTAAGGAGTCAAGCTCTCATACTTCAGAGAAACCTAGTGCTCCCATGGAACCTATTTCCCCTTTATCTGAAAAGACTAGCTCACATCCCTCTGAGAAACCCAATATGCTTATAGAACCTAGTTCCTCCTTCCCATCGGAGCAGTCTAGCTCTCATCCCTCTAAAGAACCTATTGTGCTAATGGGACCTAAATCTTCCCTTCCATCTGAGAAGTCTAGCTCTCAACCCTATGAAGAACCTATTGTGCTAATGGGACCTAGTTCCTCTCCATCTGAAAAGACTAGCTCTCATCCCTCTGAGAAACCCAATATTCTTATAAAACCTAGTTCCTCCTTCCCATCTGAGCAGTTTCGATCTCAACCCTCTGAAAAACCTATTGTGCTTATGGGACCTAAATCCTTCCTCCCATCTGAGGAGTTTGGCTCTCATCCCTATGATGAACCAATTGTGCAAATGGGATCTAAATCCTCCCTTCCATCTGAGGAGTCAAGCACTCATACCTCTGAAGAACCTATTGTGCTAATGGGACCTAATTCCACTCTATCTGTGAAGTCTAGCTCTCATCCCTCTAAGAAATCTACTGCTCTAGTGGAATCTACTTCCTCTCTGTCTGAGTCTGGCTCTCGTCCTTCTGAAAAACATAGTGCTCCCATGGAACTTAGTTCCTCCCTCCCATCTGATGAGTCTAGCACTCATCCTTCTGAGAAACCCAGTCCAAAACCTGAGAAACCTAGTACTCTTTTGGAACCACTTTCATCTAAAAAGTCTAACTCTCATCCCTCTGAAGAACCAGTTGTGCTTATGGGACCTAGTTCCTCCCTCCCATTTGAGGAGTCTAGCTTTCATCCTTCTGAGAAACCCGGTTCTAAACTTGAGAAATCTACTGCTCCTATGGAGCCTAGTTCATCTTCTCCTGAGAAGTCTAGCTCTCATCCCACAGAAGAACCGATTCTCCCTATGAATCATGGTAGGATGGGAGCCAGACTCCTCAGACTGGGGGGAGGAACTGAGAAACACGGTCCTAAACCTGAGAAACCTAGTACTCAAATGGAACCTACTTCCGCTCCATCTGAGATGTCTAGCTCTCATTCTTCTGAAGACCCTATTGTGCTGATGGGATCTAAATCCTCCCTCCCATCTGAGGAGTCTATGCCTCATCCCTCTGAACAAACTGTTGTGCCTATGGCTCCTAGTTTCTCCCTCCCATCTGAGGAGTTTGGTGCTCATCCTTCTGAGAAACCCAATTCTAAACCTGAGAAACCTAGTGCTCCCATGGAACCTAGTTCATCTCCTTCTGAGAAGTCTATCTCTTATCCTTCTGAGAAACCTAGTGCTCCCATGGAACCTTCTTCGACTCCTTCTAAGTCTAGCTTTGATCCCTCTGAGAAACCTAGTGCTCCCATGGAACCTAGTTTATCTCCTTCTGAGAAGTCTAGCTCTCATCCCTCTGAGAAACCTAGTGCTCCCATGGAACCTTCTTCGTCTCCACCTGTGAAGTCTAGCTCTGATCCTTCTGAGAAACCTAATGCTCCCACGGAACCTAGTTCATCTCCTGAGAAGTCTAGCTCTCATCCTTCTGAGAAACCTAGTGCTCCCATGGAACCTAGTTCCTCTCCTTCTGAGAAGTCTAGCTCTCCTCCCTCTGAGAAACCTAGTGCTCCCATGGAACCTTCTTCGTCTCCACCTGTGAAGTCTAGCTCTGATCCTTCTGAGAAACCTAATGCTCCCACGGAACCTAGTTCATCTCCTTCTGAGAAGTCTAGCTCTCATCCTTCTGAGAAACCTAGTGCTCCCATGGAACCTTCTTCATCTCCACCTGTGAAGTCTAGCTCTTATCTGTCTGAGAAACCTAATGCTCCTATGGAACCTAGTTCATCTTCTAGACTTCTCATGAGCTCTCATCCCCCTTTAGAACCTATTGTGCTAATGGGACCTAGTTCATCCCTCCCAACTGAGAAGTCTAGCTCTCACCCTTCTGAGAAACCCAGTACTCATATGGAACCTAGTTCATCTCCTTTTGAGGAGTCTAGCTCTCATCCCTCTGAGCAACCTGTTGTGCCTATGGGTCCTAGTTCCTCCTTCACATCTGAGGAGCCTGGCTCTCATTCTTCTGAGAAACCCAATTCTAAACCTGAGAAATCTAGTGGTTCCATGGAACCTACTTCCTCTCCACCTGTGAAGTCTAGCTCTGATCCCTCTGAGAAACCTAGTGCTTTCATGGAACCTAGTTCATCTCCTCCTGAGAAGTCTAGCTCTCATCCCCCTGAAAAACCTATTGTGCAAATGGGACCTAGTCCCTCCCTCCCATCTGAGGAGTCTGACTCTCGTCCTTCTGAGAAACCTAGTGATCCCATGGAACTTAGTTCTTCCCTCCCATCTGGTGAGTCTAGCACTCATCCTTCTGAGAAACCTAATTCTAAACTTGAGAAAGCTAGTGCTACTATGGAACCTACTTCCTCTCCACTTGTGAAGTCTAGCTCTGATCCTTCTGAGAAACCTAGTATTCCCATGGAATCTAGTTCATCTCCATCTGAGGAGTCGAGCTCTCATCCTTCTGAGAAACCTACTGCTCCCATGGAACCTAGTTCCTCTTCACCTGTGCAGTCCAGCTCTGATCCCTCTGAGAAACCTAATGTTCCTTTGGAACCTAGTTTATCTCCTTCTGAGATGTCTAGCTCTCACCCCCCTGAAAAACCTATTGTGCTAATGGGACCTAGTCCCTCCCTCCCATCTAAGGAGTCTAGCACTCATCCTTCTGAGAAACCTAATTCTAAACTTAAGAAACCTAGTGCTACCATGGAATCTACTTCCTCTCCACTTGTGAAGTCTAGCTCTGATCCTTCTGAGAAACCTAGTGCTACCATGGAACCTAGTTCATATCCATCTGAGGAGTCCAGTTCTCATTCCTCTGATAAACCCAGTGCTCCTATGGAACCTAGTTCCTCTCCATCTGAGGAGTCCAGCTCTCATTCTTCTGATAAACCTAATGTTCCTATGGAACCTAGTTCATCTCCTCCTGAGAAGTCTAGCTCTCATCCCCCTGAAAAACCTATTGTGCTAATGGGACCTAGTCCCTCCCTCTCATCTGAGGCGTCTGGCTCTCGTCCTTCTGAGAAACCTAGTGATCCCATGGAACTTAGTTCTTCCCTCCCATCTGGTGAGTCTAGCACTCATCCTTCTGAGAAACCTAATTCTAAACTTGAGAAACCTAATACTCCCATGGAACCAACTTCCTCTCCATCTGTGATGTCCAGCTCTGATCCCTCTGAGAAATCTACTGCTCCCATGGAACCTAGTTCCTCTTCACCTGTGCAGTCCAGCTCTGATCCCTCTGAGAAACCTAATGTTCCTTTGGAACCTAGTTTATCTCCTTCTGAGATGTCTAGCTCTCACCCCCCTGAAAAACCTATTGTGCTAATGGGACCTAGTCCCTCCCTCCCATCTAAGGAGTCTAGCACTCATCCTTCTGAGAAACCTAATTCTAAACTTAAGAAACCTAGTGCTACCATGGAATCTACTTCCTCTCCACTTGTGAAGTCTAGCTCTGATCCTTCTGAGAAACCTAGTGCTACCATGGAACCTAGTTCATATCCATCTGAGGAGTCCAGCTCTCATTCCTCTGATAAACCCAGTGCTCCTATGGAACCTAGTTCCTCTCCATCTGAGGAGTCCAGCTCTCATTCCTCTGATAAACCTAATGTTCCTATGGAACCTAGTTCATCTCCCCCTGAGAAGTCTAGCTCTCATCCCCCTGAAAAACCTATTGTGCTAATGGGACCTAGTCCCTCCCTCTCATCTGAGGCGTCTGGCTCTCGTCCTTCTGAGAAACCTAGTGATCCCATGGAACTTAGTTCTTCCCTCCCATCTGATGAGTCTAGCACTCATCCTTCTGAGAAACCTAATTCTAAACTTGAGAAACCTAATACTCCCATGGAACCTAGTTCCTCTTCACCTGTGCAGTCCAGCTCTGATCCCTCTGAGAAACCTACTGCTCCCATGGAACCTATTTCCTCTCCCCCTGTGAAGTCCAGCTCTGATCTCTCTGAGAAACCTAGTGTTCCTATGGAACCTAGTTTATCTCCTTCTGAGAAGTCTAGCTCTCATCCCCCTGAAAAACCTATTGTGCAAATGGGACCTAGTCCCTCCCTCCCATCTGAGGAGTCTGGCTCTCTTCCTTCTGAGAAACCTAGTGATCCCATGGAACTTAGTTCCTCCCTCCCATCTGATGAGTCTAGCACTCATCCTTCTGAGAAACCTAATTCTAAACTTAAGAAACCTAGTGCTACCATGGAATCTACTTCCTCTCCACTTGTGAAGTCTAGCTCTGATCCTTCTGAGAAACCTAGTGCTACCATGGAACCTAGTTCATATCCATCTGAGGAGTCCAGCTCTCATTCCTCTGATAAACCCAGTGCTCCTATAAAACCTAGTTCCTCTCGATCTGAGGAGTCCAGCTCTCATTCCTCTGATAAACCTAGTGCTCCTATGGAACATAGTTCTTCTCCATCTGTGATGTCCAGCTCTGATACCTCTGAGAAACCTAATGCTCATATGGAACCTATTTCATCTCCCTCTGAGGAGTCCAGCTCTCATTCCTCTGATAAACTTAGTGCTCCTATGGAACCTAGTTCCTCTCCATCTGTGATGTCCAGCTCTGATCCCTCTGAGAAACCTACTGCTCCCATGGAATCTAATTCCTCTCTGTCTGACTCTGGCTCTCATCCTTCTGAGAAACCTAATTCTCCCATAGAACTTAGTTTATCCCTTTTTTCTGATGAGTCTAGCACATATCCTACTGAGAAACCTAGTTTTTCTCCTTCTGAGGAGTCTGGCTCTGATCCCTCTGAGAAACCTATTGTGGGACCTAGTTCTTCTGTATCTGAGGAGTCTGGCTCATATCCCGAGAAACCAAGATCTAAACCTGAGAAACCTAGTGTTACTATGCAACCCAGTTCTTCTGTCTCATCTGACAAGTCTAGCTGTCTACCCActgaaaaatgtacttctaaATTCAAGATACCCAGTTCTCTTACCACAGTGAAATACAGGAATCTTGATAGTGCCACCACTTATGTAAAAGGATTCTTAGAGGGAAGGCAACCAGCTATGTCTCTTCCAAGCAGTTTAGTGAACTTAATTTGTGAACATAAGACACACTCTAGTCTAATGGAATGCTACTGTTCTACCCTCTCTAAGAAACCAAGCTTACAACATGAGAAACTCAGTGCTTCTCCTTGTGAGAAATCCTATCTTGAACCGAATAAGTTGTCATCTGTGAAATCCAACTATAAACCTGAGAAACACTTTGGAGAACTTGTGTTTGGATCAAGGCCCTCTGAGGAGTTGAGTTCTCAGAGTAGAAAGTCATTTTTTGTATCTTCTGAGAAGTCTAGTTTGCATTTTGAATCCAGTTCTCTGTTCTCCAAAACCTCAAGTTATGTTCACTCTGGGAAAGTAAATTTTAGATCCAAGTTACTTGGTTCTTTCCACTCTAGGAGTGCTCCACTACTAGAGGAATCCAATTCTCTTTTCTCTAAGGTACGTGGCACTCTCCGGCTTCAAGAAACCAAACCTCCTTGTGGTTCAAAACTATCTGCAAAATCCAGTTCACCCAAGTGA